One part of the Dyadobacter sp. 676 genome encodes these proteins:
- a CDS encoding TonB-dependent receptor: MRKTQRVSEPVPCSVPLIFLRIGFFLLLFSGPISRSTAQQVGPDSTRKTRPDTTTRPAPKTDPAPAKPATDTLPKPQNTTDSASKSSSSPLVKPTQNFDPLIKPAPQKDSLNNTGNATGNSAAGQPAKPDSTTATPAQTGNANAAQPAQNAAQTADSAAAQKPAPGGTTDAGPDARTIKGVVRDEKGAGMPGVAVLVKGTQIQAITEPDGSFQMKVPAKGGILVYSFVGFTTKEVPITGMTNYDTQLVPEAKALKEVVVVGYGAQSKRDLASSTSRVAAQEYKSAVINTIDQAIQGRATGVQVVESSGEPGAAAVVRIRGNNSLSGNNEPLYVIDGFPMPPYREAGTNFYGSYTQNGLYGINPNDIESMEILKDASATAIYGSRGANGVILITTKSGRRGEGRVELVNKTSFGRVANPIRMMNSRQYAEVINESFRVTDRNPPFENLDSTMTNTDWVDAITQPSFRQDITLSLSGGSPKSSYYISGNYLKDKGTIINSDNDRASLRVNVNNEINNWYTVKGQLSFTRQKTNRAVTASRAWPSSGGLMDGLRAAPTLAIDYLGNNSLGIPNYQGYYFSNPYNELTAKTDLTQSDYSILNIENYFKIANGLQLVVSLAGNQNLTRRKVFLPPSTAEGNQVKGKGSNNTANTYSYNFNSYLQYEKTFRKNHYLNTTLGVEYNDQTVEFLNTNSSGFDVPFFGVDNIGSAQSQVIGSFKEKRILQSGFLRANYTFKGRYVLNASVRADGASAFAANKKYGIFPAVALAWNLDQEEFMKGVTFVTNTKFRASYGETGSQAIAPYSSLSLYSAGFYEMGPGGDGAVINTGVFPNTIANPNLSWERTKQFNVGVDFNAVKDRIVLSFDYYNKVTSDLLQPRKVPTQSGVSTIIDNYGTMRNRGIEVSIQGNIVQKKNVVYSTRLNVSRNVNTLVDLGDRTQPDYVNINGNLLGGVSGILIPGQEVGQFFGYRVDGLSQKTDFDANGNPIFPTFEGPRPPGSKGTPLYGAWKYSDVNGDGIITADDRVVLGKSTPDFTFGWSHDITWKNFSVNALFTGSVGNDVLNLTRFYITNGVVDYGGVGFNQSEEWYRNRYTEANPHNNPKYPGVQRGIASGDINSVMVEDGSFARLKMLTVSYTFPKLGPIQNPRLFVTGTNLWTWTKYSGFDPEVSSYGQSLLQQGIDYGAYPAQRSYTIGFSCNF, encoded by the coding sequence ATGAGAAAAACTCAACGAGTCAGTGAGCCCGTACCCTGTTCGGTCCCGCTCATTTTCCTGAGGATCGGTTTCTTTCTGCTGCTGTTTTCAGGTCCGATATCGCGAAGTACCGCACAGCAGGTCGGGCCGGATTCAACCCGAAAGACCAGGCCGGACACAACAACCCGCCCGGCACCGAAAACCGACCCGGCACCCGCCAAACCGGCGACCGACACCCTCCCGAAACCTCAAAATACCACCGATTCTGCTTCCAAATCCTCCTCTTCGCCTTTGGTGAAACCCACGCAGAACTTCGATCCGCTGATCAAACCAGCTCCTCAAAAAGATTCTTTGAACAATACAGGCAATGCAACCGGCAATTCTGCCGCCGGGCAACCCGCCAAACCGGATAGCACAACCGCTACCCCTGCACAAACGGGCAATGCGAATGCAGCCCAGCCCGCTCAGAATGCAGCCCAGACGGCGGATTCGGCTGCCGCGCAAAAACCTGCACCCGGCGGTACTACGGATGCCGGTCCCGACGCCCGTACTATCAAGGGTGTGGTGAGAGATGAAAAGGGCGCGGGAATGCCCGGTGTGGCGGTTTTGGTGAAGGGGACTCAGATACAGGCCATTACAGAGCCGGACGGGTCGTTTCAGATGAAAGTGCCCGCGAAAGGAGGTATTCTCGTGTACAGTTTTGTGGGGTTCACGACCAAGGAAGTGCCCATCACCGGCATGACGAACTATGATACCCAGCTCGTCCCCGAGGCCAAGGCTTTGAAAGAAGTGGTGGTGGTAGGTTATGGCGCGCAAAGCAAGCGCGACCTCGCCAGCTCTACTTCCAGGGTAGCCGCACAGGAATATAAATCGGCCGTCATCAACACGATCGACCAGGCCATTCAGGGCCGTGCAACAGGGGTGCAGGTGGTGGAGAGCTCGGGTGAGCCGGGTGCCGCGGCCGTGGTGCGGATCCGTGGTAACAACTCTTTGAGCGGCAACAATGAACCGCTCTATGTAATCGACGGCTTTCCGATGCCGCCTTACCGCGAGGCGGGCACCAACTTCTATGGCTCGTATACGCAGAATGGCCTGTACGGCATCAACCCGAACGACATCGAAAGTATGGAAATCCTCAAAGACGCCTCCGCAACGGCCATTTACGGGTCACGGGGGGCCAACGGGGTAATCCTGATTACGACCAAGTCGGGGAGAAGGGGGGAAGGCCGGGTGGAGCTGGTCAACAAGACGTCCTTCGGCCGCGTCGCGAACCCGATCAGGATGATGAACTCCCGCCAGTACGCGGAGGTAATCAATGAAAGTTTCCGGGTTACTGACCGCAATCCGCCATTCGAAAACCTCGACAGCACGATGACCAACACCGACTGGGTCGACGCTATCACCCAGCCGAGTTTCCGGCAGGATATTACGCTGAGCCTGTCGGGAGGAAGCCCGAAATCGTCATACTATATTTCCGGTAATTATCTGAAAGACAAGGGAACGATCATCAATTCGGACAATGACAGGGCGAGCCTGCGGGTGAATGTCAATAACGAGATCAACAATTGGTATACGGTCAAGGGCCAGCTTTCCTTTACCCGCCAGAAAACCAACCGGGCCGTCACCGCCTCACGCGCATGGCCGAGCTCGGGCGGGCTCATGGACGGCCTGCGTGCGGCGCCTACGCTCGCGATCGACTATCTGGGCAACAACAGCCTCGGTATCCCGAACTATCAGGGCTATTATTTTTCCAATCCTTACAACGAGCTGACGGCCAAGACGGACCTCACCCAGAGCGATTACTCTATTCTCAATATCGAAAACTATTTCAAGATCGCTAATGGTCTGCAACTTGTGGTAAGCCTCGCCGGAAACCAGAACCTCACGCGGCGGAAGGTGTTCCTGCCGCCATCGACAGCCGAAGGAAACCAGGTTAAGGGAAAAGGCAGCAACAACACGGCCAATACATATAGCTATAACTTCAATTCCTATCTGCAATACGAAAAGACCTTCCGGAAGAACCATTACCTCAATACGACCCTGGGTGTGGAATATAACGACCAGACTGTTGAATTCCTCAACACCAACTCGTCGGGATTCGATGTGCCGTTTTTCGGGGTTGACAACATTGGCAGCGCGCAGTCGCAGGTAATCGGTTCGTTCAAGGAAAAGCGCATCCTGCAATCGGGCTTCCTGCGAGCGAATTACACATTCAAAGGCCGGTATGTCCTGAATGCATCGGTCCGCGCGGACGGAGCGTCGGCATTTGCCGCGAATAAAAAGTACGGGATCTTCCCGGCTGTCGCGCTGGCGTGGAACCTCGACCAGGAAGAGTTTATGAAAGGTGTGACCTTCGTGACCAACACGAAATTCCGCGCTTCCTACGGCGAAACGGGCAGCCAGGCGATTGCCCCTTATTCGTCGCTCTCGCTTTATAGTGCGGGTTTCTACGAAATGGGCCCCGGCGGCGACGGCGCGGTGATCAATACCGGTGTATTCCCGAATACGATCGCCAACCCGAACCTCTCGTGGGAGCGCACGAAGCAGTTCAATGTAGGAGTGGATTTCAACGCCGTGAAGGACCGCATCGTGTTGAGTTTCGATTATTATAACAAAGTCACTTCCGACCTTCTGCAACCGCGCAAGGTGCCTACGCAGTCGGGTGTGAGTACGATCATCGATAATTACGGCACGATGCGCAACCGGGGGATCGAAGTGAGTATCCAGGGAAATATTGTGCAGAAAAAGAATGTGGTCTACTCGACGCGCCTGAACGTTTCGAGAAACGTCAACACACTTGTCGACCTCGGCGACCGCACCCAGCCGGATTATGTGAATATCAACGGTAACCTTCTTGGCGGCGTATCGGGCATTCTGATCCCGGGCCAGGAAGTGGGCCAGTTCTTCGGCTACCGGGTCGATGGCCTGAGCCAGAAAACGGACTTCGACGCCAATGGTAACCCCATATTTCCGACTTTCGAAGGCCCGCGCCCGCCCGGCTCTAAGGGAACTCCGCTTTACGGTGCCTGGAAATACTCTGATGTCAACGGCGACGGTATCATTACAGCCGACGACAGGGTGGTGCTGGGCAAATCCACACCGGATTTTACATTTGGATGGAGCCATGACATTACCTGGAAGAATTTCTCCGTCAATGCGCTGTTCACCGGGTCTGTCGGAAACGATGTGTTGAACCTCACGCGGTTCTACATTACCAACGGTGTCGTGGATTATGGCGGCGTAGGGTTTAACCAGTCGGAGGAGTGGTACCGCAACCGCTACACGGAGGCCAATCCGCATAACAACCCGAAATATCCGGGTGTGCAGCGGGGTATCGCTTCGGGTGATATCAATTCGGTCATGGTCGAGGACGGCAGCTTCGCACGCT